TTGCAATCAGCGGGAAGGTTTGTTCCTCAAATTGAAGTCTGTTTTTTCCATAGCCGTGAACCATAAGTACAGTTTTTTTGGAACCGCTGTATGGGAAAAACCAGCCGTTTATTTTTTCTTTGGATTCACCTACCGTAAAGCTTATATTATTATAGTCAGGTGCTATATTGGAGGATATCTGAGGAGTAGTAACCTTTATGGGATGGGTAATTCTCCATGCTGAAAAAAAGGAAAGCGCAGCTACAGCGGCTAATAATAAAACCAATATATAGATTACTGCCAAAAAAATATTCTTAGGTAAAACACTTTTACGCTCTGCATAAGCAACAGGAAAAAGCCGCATATAAACTATCCTCCATTATTATATAATTTACCAAATCCCAAGGAATGCTCGTAGACTTACAGAAATACCATATTGACTTATGATTTCCTAAGCTTTATTATATTTTTATTTACAGGGAATGTAAATACAATATCGATAATTGTTAAAACATGTCTAAAGGGAAGGAATTGTGTTATGAGTGAGATTTGCAGCTGCTGTCCGAGACATTGCAGAGTTGACAGAAATAATTATAAGGGTTTTTGCGGGGCGCCTGAACTGCCAAAGGTTGCTAAGGCTTTTTTGCATATGTGGGAAGAACCTTGTATCAGCGGTACCAATGGCTCTGGAACGGTTTTTTTTAGCGGCTGTAATTTAAAGTGTGTATTTTGTCAGAATTATGAAATAAGTCAGGAGGGTTATGGAAAGGTAATAACCATAAGCAGACTGCAGGAGATTTTCATGGATTTGTTTGAAAAAGGTGCACATAATATTAATCTTGTAAATCCATCACATTACACAAAAGCCATTAAAGAAGCGATTCTACCGTTAAAACAGCAGGGTAGGATTAATATTCCCATAGTCTATAATACAAATGGATATGATACACCAGAAACCTTACTGGATATGAAGGGGATAGTAGATGTGTATCTGCCTGATTTTAAGTACTTTTCAGAGAAAACAGCTGTAAAATATGCGGCAGCATCGGATTATCCTCAAGTTTGCAGGAACGCAATTATAGAAATGCATAAGCAGGTGGGTTCGCCAGTATTAGACTCGTTCGGAATTATAAAAAAAGGGCTCATCATCAGACATCTTATTTTGCCGGGACATGTTAAAGAGAGTATAAGTATTCTGGATTGGATATCCGAAAATCTACCCGGAGATGTTTATGTATCCCTTATGAGCCAGTATACCCCTTATTACAATGCCTGTAATTTCCCTGAAATAAACAGGCCTATTACAAGAAACGAATACGATAAGGTGGTTAACCACCTTTACAAACGTGGGCTGGAAGAGGGATATGTTCAGGAAAGGGAATCCTCAGACACACAGTATATTCCGGATTTTAATCTGGATGGGGTTTAAAATTTTGTAAAAAAAGATTGCAATTTAGAAAAATGTGATTTATAATTTTAGTTGTCATTTCTATATTTTTCTATTTTATCTATAAAATATTTCAATCTTAATTTACATTATTGAACATGGGTGTTTTCAAAATGCAGGATAATTATTTTCATTTTAAGTACAAATATATAAGATTGCTGGGACACGGTGGCTGCGGAGAAGTGTACCTAGCCGAAAATACTAAGTTGGGCAATTTCTGGGCTGTAAAGGAAATTCTAAAGGGCAGGAATTCTACCATCAGCGGTTACTTGGAACCTGAGATATTAAAGAGATTAAATCACCCTGCACTTCCGAGAATATGTGATGTTTATGAAGATGAACGATGTATATATATCGTTGAGGACTATATAGAAGGAACCTGCCTTAAACAGATACTTTACGAAAAAGGCAGTGTTGCGGAGAAAAAGGCAGTAGAATGGGGGATACAGCTGTGCAGTGTGCTGGATTATCTCCACAGTCAGAAGCCTGATCCTGTTATATATGGTGAT
This region of Clostridium sp. BNL1100 genomic DNA includes:
- a CDS encoding radical SAM protein — encoded protein: MSEICSCCPRHCRVDRNNYKGFCGAPELPKVAKAFLHMWEEPCISGTNGSGTVFFSGCNLKCVFCQNYEISQEGYGKVITISRLQEIFMDLFEKGAHNINLVNPSHYTKAIKEAILPLKQQGRINIPIVYNTNGYDTPETLLDMKGIVDVYLPDFKYFSEKTAVKYAAASDYPQVCRNAIIEMHKQVGSPVLDSFGIIKKGLIIRHLILPGHVKESISILDWISENLPGDVYVSLMSQYTPYYNACNFPEINRPITRNEYDKVVNHLYKRGLEEGYVQERESSDTQYIPDFNLDGV